In Microbacterium binotii, one DNA window encodes the following:
- a CDS encoding CCA tRNA nucleotidyltransferase — protein MLNMADGLARLGTLASSPVVVVLADAFAAAGHELAVVGGPVRDALLGRTTHDLDFTTDADPDEILRIVTPISTAQWDIGRAFGTIGARIRGEQVEITTYRADAYDGETRKPVVAFGDSLESDLVRRDFTVNAMALRVPGPQLVDPHGGIEDLVAGVLRTPTDARISFGDDPLRMLRAARFSSQLGFTVDADAVAAITELRETLGIVSPERIQGELVRLLQTDDPVRGLRLLVETGLIDQFLPEVPALRLEVDEHHHHKDVYEHSLTVLRQAIELEGSRHPDAAPDVPLRLAALLHDIGKPATRRLEPGGAVTFHHHDVKGSRMARKRLRELRFDSATIESVALLIELHLRFFGYAEGAWTDAAVRRYVRDAGDELERLHILTRADVTTRNKRKATRLRLAYDDIERRIDELRAQEELDAIRPELNGNEIQQILGIPPGREVGEAYRFLLDLRLDEGVLGPEESERRLREWWAARG, from the coding sequence ATGCTCAACATGGCCGACGGTCTCGCGCGCCTGGGCACCCTCGCCTCCTCGCCCGTCGTCGTCGTTCTCGCGGACGCCTTCGCGGCCGCGGGACACGAACTGGCGGTCGTCGGAGGTCCGGTGCGCGATGCGCTGCTGGGGCGGACCACGCACGATCTGGACTTCACGACGGATGCGGATCCCGACGAGATCCTGCGCATCGTCACGCCGATCTCGACCGCGCAGTGGGACATCGGGCGGGCGTTCGGCACGATCGGCGCCCGCATCCGCGGCGAGCAGGTCGAGATCACCACGTACCGCGCGGACGCCTACGACGGCGAGACCCGCAAGCCCGTCGTCGCGTTCGGCGATTCGCTCGAGTCCGACCTCGTGCGCCGCGACTTCACCGTCAACGCGATGGCGCTCCGTGTGCCCGGTCCGCAGCTCGTCGATCCGCACGGCGGCATCGAGGATCTCGTCGCGGGCGTACTGCGCACCCCCACCGATGCGCGCATCAGCTTCGGCGACGACCCGCTGCGGATGCTCCGCGCGGCGCGCTTCTCGTCCCAGCTGGGCTTCACGGTCGACGCCGATGCGGTCGCGGCGATCACCGAGCTGCGCGAGACGCTCGGGATCGTGAGCCCGGAGCGCATCCAGGGCGAGCTCGTGCGTCTGCTGCAGACCGACGATCCCGTGCGCGGCCTGCGGCTGCTGGTGGAGACGGGGCTGATCGATCAGTTCCTTCCCGAGGTGCCGGCGCTGCGCCTCGAGGTCGACGAGCACCACCACCACAAGGACGTCTACGAGCACTCACTCACCGTGCTGCGGCAGGCGATCGAGCTCGAGGGCAGCCGCCACCCGGATGCCGCACCCGACGTGCCGCTGCGTCTCGCGGCGCTCCTCCACGACATCGGAAAGCCTGCCACGCGCCGGCTCGAGCCGGGCGGCGCGGTCACCTTCCACCACCACGACGTGAAGGGATCGCGGATGGCGCGCAAGCGCCTGCGCGAGTTGCGGTTCGACTCGGCGACGATCGAGTCCGTCGCGCTGCTGATCGAGCTGCATCTGCGCTTCTTCGGCTACGCCGAGGGCGCGTGGACGGATGCGGCCGTGCGCCGCTACGTGCGCGATGCCGGGGACGAGCTGGAGCGCCTGCACATCCTGACCCGCGCCGACGTGACCACGCGCAACAAGCGCAAGGCGACGCGACTGCGTCTGGCGTACGACGACATCGAGCGGCGCATCGACGAGCTGCGCGCGCAGGAGGAGCTGGACGCCATCCGTCCTGAGCTGAACGGCAACGAGATCCAGCAGATCCTCGGCATCCCGCCCGGCCGAGAGGTGGGCGAGGCGTACCGGTTCCTCCTCGATCTGCGTCTGGATGAGGGCGTGCTGGGGCCCGAGGAGAGCGAGCGCCGCCTGCGCGAGTGGTGGGCGGCGCGGGGCTGA
- a CDS encoding DUF7059 domain-containing protein gives MHTAIAHRFADDLRAAGFTTAALHPLIGDAAEAALARAVAVPARRALARHPQNVVAVLARLFVLGDVVDASSVAAALPATGLADAERLGVIERRGDSVAPAVAVRPHVFADGGEGWIASDLDELAGVFPLRPDHVLGVGGAGRTLVSLLPASGNGRGLDLGCGCGLVAFELHRRGFEVVATDISPRALWFTRLGAALNNLEGIDVREGSLYEPVGDERFELIASNPPFVITPRVAGVPAYEYRDGGRAGDELMREVVAGVGPHLDEGGRAIMLGNWEDREDLAGLERVRAWTEGIGAWVIEREQLDPARYAELWVRDGGTRPGSDEHEALIGAWLDDFETRGVTGVGLGWVQLMRGSGLRRFERVAQAVDTAVLAAHTAAVWRAAAWLDRTDDMVLAASVLRVAADVTEARHHLPGAEAPSVIELRQGGGLARTVSADPALAALVGASDGELPVGVLIDAIADLLEVDAASLRSDLFPRVRELVLTGMLEVPHGAAD, from the coding sequence ATGCACACCGCCATCGCCCACCGCTTCGCCGATGATCTGCGCGCCGCGGGCTTCACGACTGCGGCTCTTCACCCGCTCATCGGCGACGCCGCGGAGGCGGCGCTCGCGCGGGCTGTCGCGGTTCCGGCCCGACGGGCCCTCGCTCGGCATCCGCAGAACGTCGTCGCCGTGCTCGCCCGCCTGTTCGTGCTGGGGGACGTCGTCGATGCCTCATCCGTAGCCGCGGCACTGCCCGCCACCGGACTCGCGGATGCCGAGCGACTCGGCGTGATCGAACGCCGCGGCGACAGCGTGGCGCCCGCGGTGGCTGTGCGCCCGCACGTCTTCGCCGACGGTGGCGAGGGATGGATCGCGAGCGATCTGGACGAGCTGGCCGGCGTCTTCCCGTTGCGTCCGGACCACGTGCTCGGTGTCGGCGGCGCCGGTAGGACGCTGGTCTCTCTGCTTCCCGCATCCGGGAACGGCCGTGGCCTCGACCTCGGATGCGGATGCGGTCTGGTGGCGTTCGAGTTGCACCGGAGGGGATTCGAGGTCGTCGCGACCGACATCTCGCCGCGCGCACTGTGGTTCACACGGCTGGGCGCGGCGCTCAACAATCTGGAGGGCATCGACGTCCGCGAGGGCAGTCTGTACGAGCCCGTCGGCGACGAGCGTTTCGAGCTGATCGCCTCGAACCCGCCGTTCGTCATCACGCCGCGGGTGGCCGGCGTGCCCGCCTACGAGTACCGCGACGGCGGGCGGGCGGGGGACGAGCTCATGCGCGAGGTCGTCGCCGGTGTCGGACCCCATCTCGACGAGGGTGGACGAGCGATCATGCTCGGCAACTGGGAGGACCGCGAGGATCTGGCGGGGCTGGAGCGGGTGCGCGCGTGGACGGAGGGCATCGGCGCCTGGGTCATCGAGCGCGAGCAGCTCGATCCGGCCCGCTACGCGGAGCTGTGGGTGCGCGACGGCGGCACGAGGCCGGGAAGTGACGAGCATGAGGCGCTGATCGGCGCCTGGCTCGACGATTTCGAGACCCGCGGCGTCACGGGCGTGGGTCTCGGCTGGGTGCAGCTCATGCGCGGCTCGGGACTGCGCCGCTTCGAACGGGTGGCGCAGGCGGTCGACACCGCCGTGCTCGCCGCGCACACCGCCGCTGTGTGGCGGGCCGCGGCATGGCTGGATCGAACCGACGACATGGTGCTCGCCGCATCCGTGCTGCGCGTCGCCGCCGACGTCACCGAGGCGCGGCATCACCTTCCCGGTGCGGAAGCGCCCAGCGTGATCGAGCTGCGACAGGGAGGCGGGCTCGCCCGCACGGTGTCCGCGGACCCGGCGCTGGCCGCACTCGTCGGCGCGAGCGACGGAGAGCTGCCCGTGGGCGTGCTCATCGACGCCATCGCCGATCTGCTCGAGGTCGATGCCGCATCTCTCCGATCCGACCTGTTCCCGAGGGTCAGGGAGCTGGTGCTGACCGGGATGCTGGAGGTGCCGCACGGCGCGGCCGATTAG
- a CDS encoding DUF6049 family protein, which produces MIPTSARTGTPAFRRRRLLLAPLITVAIVLGIVAPAAAATPTPSPSATGTIDVSVAPLSGGVLAAGEALTALVSLENGTSSRAAGSTAELLLADAPLDGSAALDAWLSGSADAPAGRVIGSSAVEETAPGQSSSASVIVAADDPALAGRGAGVYPLWVTLAGETARSVVTIGTGPTGTVAVIVPITAPALTAGMLSTDQLATLTASDGALTAALDAVTGTSAILAVDPAIVASIRARGTAAPESAQAWLQRLMDLPNPRFALQYGDADVSTQFAAGIDAPLTPTSLNAYVDVKAQPAAPTPAPTDTQQSDPAPPTLDALLDVRAAGEPTIYWPPSGTASPELIGWLTAATPGAITIVDSTQVSAASAAHARTGGGELLVASAGASAALQAASTATQPTSRAADAAAAAAHLTFASSSAQGSPILVTLGRSSVRDPQGLRGAISAATTGMTAVGLSSMLGTSPTEVQVSAGTVDPSRPAALTSMLAGAAQIDSFATILDDPSLLTGRERAAILQVLGGGWIGDPSGWQSAVAAHAEATTTTLDSVSIVPSTALNLLTAGTNLRFWVRNDLPYPVNVVLVASPDDLRVDVERENAVVAAASANTLVEVPVNARIGNGDVKIDLSLRSPAYVPIGQTQTVDVNVRADWEGIGLAALVVLAAAFLTIGAVRTVRRRRRDKADAVRTDDEENA; this is translated from the coding sequence ATGATTCCGACTTCGGCCCGCACGGGCACCCCCGCATTCCGGCGGCGACGACTTCTGCTCGCGCCGCTCATCACCGTCGCGATCGTGCTGGGGATCGTCGCCCCCGCAGCCGCCGCCACGCCGACGCCCTCGCCGTCCGCGACGGGAACGATCGACGTCTCGGTGGCACCCTTGTCCGGCGGAGTGCTGGCCGCAGGCGAGGCGCTCACAGCGCTCGTCTCCCTCGAGAACGGCACGAGCTCGCGAGCCGCCGGCTCGACGGCCGAACTGCTGCTCGCAGATGCACCGCTGGACGGCTCCGCCGCTCTCGACGCGTGGCTGTCCGGATCGGCCGATGCCCCGGCCGGGCGCGTCATCGGATCCAGCGCGGTCGAAGAGACCGCACCCGGGCAGTCGAGCTCGGCGAGCGTGATCGTCGCGGCCGACGACCCCGCCCTCGCGGGCCGCGGCGCGGGCGTCTACCCACTGTGGGTCACCCTCGCCGGCGAGACGGCGCGCTCCGTGGTGACGATCGGCACCGGCCCCACGGGCACCGTCGCCGTCATCGTCCCCATCACCGCGCCGGCGCTGACGGCGGGGATGTTGTCGACCGACCAGCTGGCCACCCTCACCGCCTCCGACGGCGCGCTGACCGCCGCGCTCGACGCCGTCACGGGAACCTCCGCGATCCTCGCCGTGGATCCGGCGATCGTGGCCTCCATCCGGGCGCGTGGAACCGCTGCGCCGGAGTCCGCTCAGGCGTGGCTGCAGCGGCTCATGGACCTGCCCAACCCGCGGTTCGCGCTGCAGTACGGCGACGCCGACGTGAGCACGCAGTTCGCGGCGGGGATCGACGCACCGCTCACGCCGACATCGTTGAACGCGTACGTGGATGTGAAGGCGCAGCCGGCCGCGCCCACGCCCGCTCCGACGGACACGCAGCAGTCCGACCCCGCACCGCCGACCCTCGACGCGCTCCTCGACGTGCGCGCCGCCGGAGAGCCGACGATCTACTGGCCGCCGTCGGGCACCGCTTCCCCGGAGCTCATCGGGTGGCTCACCGCGGCGACACCGGGCGCGATCACGATCGTCGACAGCACGCAGGTGTCCGCCGCATCCGCCGCGCACGCGCGGACCGGCGGCGGTGAGCTGCTCGTCGCGTCGGCGGGCGCATCCGCTGCGCTTCAGGCCGCATCCACCGCGACACAGCCCACCTCCCGCGCGGCGGATGCGGCGGCCGCGGCCGCGCATCTGACCTTCGCGTCCTCGTCGGCACAGGGGTCCCCGATTCTCGTCACCCTGGGCAGGTCGTCCGTCCGCGACCCGCAGGGCCTGCGCGGGGCGATCTCCGCGGCGACGACGGGCATGACCGCCGTGGGACTGTCGAGCATGCTCGGCACCTCCCCGACAGAGGTCCAGGTCTCGGCGGGCACGGTCGACCCCTCGCGTCCGGCGGCGCTGACGAGCATGCTGGCCGGAGCCGCACAGATCGACAGCTTCGCCACGATCCTCGACGACCCATCGCTGCTCACCGGACGCGAGCGCGCCGCCATCCTCCAGGTTCTGGGCGGCGGGTGGATCGGCGATCCGTCGGGCTGGCAGAGCGCCGTCGCGGCACACGCGGAAGCCACCACGACGACGCTCGACTCGGTGTCGATCGTTCCCTCGACAGCGCTGAACCTGCTGACCGCGGGCACCAATCTGCGCTTCTGGGTGCGCAACGACCTCCCCTACCCCGTGAACGTCGTGCTCGTGGCCTCGCCGGATGATCTGCGCGTGGACGTCGAGCGTGAGAACGCCGTGGTCGCCGCCGCATCCGCCAACACGCTCGTCGAGGTCCCCGTGAACGCGCGGATCGGAAACGGCGACGTCAAGATCGATCTCAGCCTGCGCAGCCCCGCATACGTGCCCATCGGCCAGACGCAGACGGTGGATGTCAACGTGCGAGCCGACTGGGAGGGAATCGGCCTTGCCGCGCTCGTCGTGCTCGCGGCCGCGTTCCTCACGATCGGCGCCGTCCGCACCGTCCGACGCCGTAGGCGCGACAAGGCGGATGCGGTCCGCACCGATGATGAGGAGAACGCGTGA
- the murJ gene encoding murein biosynthesis integral membrane protein MurJ, giving the protein MSGLGRASVLLGAGTLVSRVTGLIRTIVLVAVLGTMSSRAGDAFAQANQLPNNVYAIISAGVLTAVIVPQIVRASAREDRGQRFISALFTAGIVVLLAVTAVAMLLAPVLITLYAPAYSPEQHALATAFAYWCLPQIFFYGLYSLLGETLNARRIFGPFTWAPVLNNVISIAGFLLLMLVIGGDRSAVSDWSAASIAALGGTATFGIAVQALILLVSWRRTGLRLRPDFHWRGLGFRNMGRLAGWTAAMVVVGQIAGLIQSRVISEATGDGASTLATQTAWLIFMLPYSVIVLSIGTPYFTQISEHASAGRDDEVRGDVSRSIRIISLLIVVATAALVVASVPASRIIVNNATDAAELAPVLIAYLVSLLPLSVLFVLQRTFYAYDDTRTPFVFTTVQAVLVIVTALAAAWLAPTPWLAAAVALGQSIAITVQAVLAAILLRRRIGSLGIRSWFVAIARYTVAALPAAAAGWGVYLLLGGDTGWTTSDKIFGAIGTGIIGAVTLVVYLGVLAALRTPELAPALRPLRRILSRR; this is encoded by the coding sequence GTGAGCGGATTGGGCCGGGCAAGCGTGCTGCTGGGAGCGGGAACGCTCGTCTCCCGCGTCACGGGCCTCATCCGCACCATCGTGCTGGTGGCGGTTCTCGGCACCATGTCCTCGCGAGCGGGCGATGCCTTCGCGCAGGCCAACCAGCTGCCGAACAACGTCTATGCGATCATCTCGGCGGGCGTGCTCACCGCGGTGATCGTGCCGCAGATCGTGCGCGCGAGCGCGAGGGAGGACAGGGGCCAGCGTTTCATCTCCGCCCTGTTCACCGCGGGGATCGTCGTGCTGCTCGCCGTCACAGCCGTGGCGATGCTGCTCGCGCCCGTGCTCATCACGCTCTACGCGCCCGCCTACAGCCCCGAGCAGCACGCCCTGGCGACCGCGTTCGCCTACTGGTGCCTGCCGCAGATCTTCTTCTACGGCCTGTACTCGCTCCTGGGAGAGACGCTCAACGCGCGCCGCATCTTCGGACCGTTCACCTGGGCCCCGGTGCTCAACAACGTCATCTCCATCGCCGGATTCCTGCTGCTGATGCTCGTCATCGGAGGAGATCGTTCGGCGGTGTCGGACTGGAGCGCCGCATCCATCGCCGCCCTGGGCGGCACGGCGACCTTCGGCATCGCGGTGCAGGCACTCATCCTGCTCGTGTCCTGGCGGCGCACGGGGCTCCGGTTGCGCCCCGACTTCCACTGGCGCGGACTGGGCTTTCGCAACATGGGGCGCCTGGCCGGCTGGACCGCGGCCATGGTCGTCGTCGGACAGATCGCGGGCCTCATCCAGAGCCGGGTCATCTCCGAGGCGACCGGCGACGGCGCCTCGACGCTCGCGACGCAGACCGCGTGGCTCATCTTCATGCTCCCGTACTCGGTCATCGTGCTCTCGATCGGGACTCCGTACTTCACGCAGATCAGCGAGCACGCCTCGGCGGGACGGGACGATGAGGTGCGCGGCGACGTATCGCGCAGCATCCGCATCATCAGCCTGTTGATCGTCGTCGCGACGGCCGCTCTCGTGGTCGCGTCGGTCCCGGCGTCGCGCATCATCGTGAACAACGCGACGGATGCGGCCGAGCTCGCTCCGGTGCTCATCGCCTACCTCGTGAGCCTGCTGCCGCTCTCGGTTCTCTTCGTGCTGCAGCGAACTTTCTACGCCTACGACGACACCCGGACCCCGTTCGTCTTCACGACCGTGCAGGCGGTCCTCGTGATCGTCACCGCTCTCGCCGCCGCCTGGCTCGCCCCGACGCCGTGGCTCGCGGCCGCCGTCGCCCTCGGCCAGTCGATCGCGATCACCGTGCAGGCCGTGCTCGCCGCCATCCTGCTGCGCCGGCGGATCGGCTCCCTCGGCATCCGTTCGTGGTTCGTCGCGATCGCCCGGTACACGGTCGCCGCGCTCCCGGCGGCGGCGGCCGGATGGGGGGTCTACCTGCTCCTCGGCGGTGACACCGGATGGACGACCTCCGACAAGATCTTCGGCGCGATCGGCACCGGCATCATCGGGGCGGTCACCCTGGTCGTGTACCTGGGCGTGCTCGCAGCCCTGCGCACCCCTGAACTGGCCCCGGCGCTGCGACCGCTTCGCCGCATCCTTTCCAGACGCTGA
- the trxB gene encoding thioredoxin-disulfide reductase, producing the protein MRQLIIIGSGPAGYTAAIYAARANLKPLVIASSVEVGGELMNTTEVENFPGFPEGIQGPELMTKMEEQARKFGAEILYQDVTELDLSGPVKRVQLGSGAVEEAAAVIFATGSAYRKIGLPKEEHLSGRGVSWCATCDGFFFRERTIAVVGGGDSAMEEATFLTRFATKVYVIHRRDELRASKIMQERAIANEKIEFVWNSEVVDILGDEAVTGVVLKDTVDGSTRELDLQGVFVAIGNDPRTKLVHGQLDLTPEGTIWVDGRSSRTSMPGVFAAGDVIDPTYRQAVTAAASGTIAALDAEHFLAALDEAGAPQPDADQIEGLPVV; encoded by the coding sequence GTGCGTCAGCTCATCATCATCGGCTCCGGCCCCGCAGGCTACACCGCCGCCATCTACGCGGCCCGGGCCAACCTCAAGCCGCTGGTCATCGCCAGCTCCGTCGAGGTCGGCGGTGAGCTCATGAACACCACCGAGGTGGAGAACTTCCCCGGCTTCCCCGAGGGCATCCAGGGTCCCGAGCTCATGACCAAGATGGAGGAGCAGGCCCGCAAGTTCGGCGCTGAGATCCTCTACCAGGACGTCACGGAGCTCGACCTCTCCGGTCCCGTGAAGCGTGTTCAGCTGGGCTCCGGGGCGGTCGAAGAGGCCGCTGCCGTGATCTTCGCGACGGGCTCCGCGTACCGCAAGATCGGCCTGCCGAAGGAGGAGCACCTCTCCGGCCGCGGTGTGTCGTGGTGTGCGACCTGTGACGGTTTCTTCTTCCGCGAGCGCACGATCGCCGTCGTCGGTGGTGGCGACTCCGCGATGGAGGAGGCGACCTTCCTCACGCGCTTCGCGACGAAGGTCTACGTCATCCACCGTCGCGACGAGCTGCGCGCCTCGAAGATCATGCAGGAGCGCGCGATCGCGAACGAGAAGATCGAGTTCGTGTGGAACAGCGAGGTCGTCGACATCCTCGGTGACGAGGCGGTGACCGGTGTCGTCCTGAAGGACACGGTCGACGGTTCGACGCGCGAGCTCGACCTGCAGGGAGTGTTCGTCGCCATCGGCAACGACCCGCGTACGAAGCTCGTCCACGGTCAGCTCGACCTGACCCCGGAGGGAACGATCTGGGTCGACGGACGGTCGTCGCGCACGTCGATGCCCGGCGTGTTCGCCGCGGGCGACGTGATCGACCCGACCTACCGTCAGGCGGTCACCGCCGCCGCATCCGGAACGATCGCGGCCCTGGACGCGGAGCACTTCCTCGCGGCGCTCGACGAAGCGGGCGCGCCGCAGCCCGACGCCGACCAGATCGAGGGTCTGCCGGTCGTCTGA
- the trxA gene encoding thioredoxin: MSAKATSSSTWNQDVLEADGPVLVDFWAEWCGPCRMVAPVLDEIQAENPEKITVLKLNVDENPDLAMKYQITSIPAMKVFQGGEVKTTIIGAKPKFALEQDLAAFIG, translated from the coding sequence ATGAGCGCGAAGGCGACCAGCTCGAGCACCTGGAACCAGGACGTCCTCGAAGCAGACGGTCCTGTCCTGGTGGACTTCTGGGCGGAGTGGTGCGGCCCGTGTCGCATGGTGGCCCCGGTTCTCGATGAGATCCAGGCGGAGAACCCCGAGAAGATCACGGTCCTCAAGCTCAACGTGGACGAGAACCCCGATCTCGCGATGAAGTACCAGATCACCTCCATCCCGGCGATGAAGGTGTTCCAGGGCGGCGAGGTCAAGACCACGATCATCGGCGCGAAGCCGAAGTTCGCGCTCGAGCAGGATCTGGCCGCGTTCATCGGCTGA
- a CDS encoding tryptophan synthase subunit alpha has translation MTSESPRRRASLELLRAEAADELAALIHERLREGEDPWDFMEELPTVDELVVFLLRAENIAEAGGSKPSPARHYRVLRQIALDYPPLTRAVWRLLGDTNTSRRWDATVRPEAS, from the coding sequence ATGACCTCCGAATCCCCACGCCGTCGAGCGAGTCTCGAGCTGCTGCGGGCGGAAGCCGCGGACGAACTGGCCGCCCTCATCCACGAACGACTCCGTGAGGGGGAGGACCCGTGGGACTTCATGGAAGAGCTCCCCACGGTCGATGAACTCGTCGTATTCCTCCTGCGCGCAGAGAACATCGCCGAAGCCGGCGGCAGCAAGCCGTCGCCGGCGCGCCACTACCGTGTGCTCCGTCAGATCGCCCTGGACTATCCGCCGCTGACCCGTGCCGTCTGGCGCCTGCTCGGCGACACGAACACCTCTCGCCGGTGGGACGCCACCGTGCGGCCTGAAGCATCCTGA
- a CDS encoding ParB/RepB/Spo0J family partition protein yields the protein MAKRTGLGRGIGALIPTSEGSEARPVDVFFPGAPAPTADAAKEEAPQEELIAVPGARLIQVDPHAIVPNPRQPRTNFDPEDLAELVHSVREFGVLQPVVVRDTGEGTYELIMGERRTRAAREAGLETIPAILRETADEDLLRDALLENLHRSQLNPLEEASAYQQLLEDFGITQEQLATRIGRSRPQISNTIRLLRLPVPVQQRVAAGVLSAGHARAILSVEDGESMQRLADKIVNEDLSVRAAEAAAKGAATVKRPAPKAGARRAHLDEIAERLGDRLNTRVKISISARKGQIAIDFATIQDLNRILSELGEEELGASR from the coding sequence ATGGCCAAGCGAACGGGACTCGGTCGGGGGATCGGCGCTCTCATCCCGACATCGGAGGGTTCTGAGGCGCGTCCGGTCGACGTGTTCTTCCCCGGCGCCCCCGCACCCACGGCGGATGCGGCGAAGGAAGAGGCCCCGCAGGAGGAGCTGATCGCCGTTCCCGGCGCACGCCTGATCCAGGTCGATCCGCACGCGATCGTTCCCAACCCTCGTCAGCCGCGGACGAACTTCGACCCGGAAGATCTGGCAGAGCTGGTGCATTCCGTGCGCGAGTTCGGTGTGCTGCAGCCGGTGGTCGTGCGCGACACCGGCGAGGGCACCTACGAGCTGATCATGGGAGAGCGGCGAACCCGAGCCGCGCGCGAGGCGGGACTGGAGACGATCCCCGCGATTCTGCGAGAGACCGCCGACGAGGATCTGCTCCGCGACGCCCTTCTCGAGAACCTCCACCGGTCGCAGCTGAACCCGCTCGAGGAGGCATCGGCATATCAGCAGCTGCTCGAGGACTTCGGAATCACCCAGGAACAGCTGGCCACGCGGATCGGAAGGTCGCGTCCCCAGATCTCCAACACCATCCGCCTGCTGCGTCTGCCGGTTCCGGTACAGCAGCGTGTCGCTGCCGGCGTGCTCTCGGCCGGGCACGCCCGTGCGATCCTGTCCGTTGAGGACGGCGAGAGCATGCAGCGCCTCGCGGACAAGATCGTGAACGAGGACCTGTCGGTCCGTGCGGCCGAAGCCGCGGCCAAGGGTGCCGCCACGGTGAAGCGGCCTGCGCCGAAGGCGGGGGCGCGACGCGCACATCTCGATGAGATCGCGGAACGGTTGGGGGATCGACTCAATACGCGCGTGAAGATCTCCATCTCCGCACGAAAAGGCCAGATCGCGATCGATTTCGCCACCATCCAGGACTTGAACCGCATCCTCAGTGAGCTCGGTGAGGAAGAGCTGGGCGCATCTCGCTGA